A genome region from Blautia coccoides includes the following:
- a CDS encoding carbohydrate ABC transporter permease: protein MAKPDGMKNHRKGPGLEVILLYAFLIVLAILFVLPIFYLFMGSFKAESELFRTPFKWLPDKFRLDNFVNMFSSIPFFMYLKNTMIIVICNIVGSLLSCSLVAYGFSRLRWPGRDKVFILVLVTMILPYQVTLVPLFLMFTKMKWIGTFLPLTVTCFFGNPFFIFLLRQFFTGIPQDISEAARIDGAGEFTIFSKLVIPMAKPALTTVAIFAFIRSWNDFLGPLVFLGKDELYTLSLAASMLKSNLDPNWSMLLALGAVMILPVLILFFVMQKYFIQGIAMSGIKG, encoded by the coding sequence ATGGCAAAACCGGATGGGATGAAGAACCACAGAAAAGGCCCCGGTCTGGAAGTTATACTTTTATATGCATTTTTGATTGTTTTAGCTATTCTGTTCGTTCTGCCGATATTTTATCTGTTTATGGGATCTTTTAAGGCAGAAAGTGAACTGTTCAGAACGCCGTTTAAATGGCTGCCTGATAAATTCAGGCTGGATAACTTTGTGAACATGTTTTCATCAATTCCCTTTTTTATGTACCTGAAAAATACAATGATCATTGTGATCTGCAATATTGTCGGCTCTCTTTTATCCTGTTCACTGGTGGCATACGGATTTTCCAGGCTGCGCTGGCCGGGACGTGATAAGGTTTTCATTTTAGTGCTCGTTACGATGATCCTTCCATATCAGGTAACACTGGTGCCCTTGTTCCTTATGTTTACCAAGATGAAATGGATCGGAACATTCCTTCCCCTGACAGTTACCTGCTTTTTCGGGAATCCGTTTTTTATTTTCCTGCTGCGCCAGTTTTTCACGGGAATTCCCCAGGATATTTCAGAAGCAGCCCGTATTGACGGGGCCGGGGAGTTTACTATTTTTTCAAAGCTGGTTATCCCAATGGCTAAACCTGCATTGACCACTGTGGCTATTTTTGCATTTATCCGTTCTTGGAATGATTTCTTAGGACCGCTTGTATTTTTGGGTAAAGATGAACTGTACACACTGTCATTGGCGGCTTCTATGCTGAAATCCAATCTGGATCCGAACTGGAGTATGCTGTTGGCACTGGGAGCGGTTATGATCCTGCCGGTATTGATCCTGTTCTTTGTTATGCAGAAGTATTTTATCCAGGGTATTGCAATGTCAGGAATTAAGGGATAG
- a CDS encoding carbohydrate ABC transporter permease, which produces MKKMNMRKKEAIHGLLFVSPWIIGFLVFTLFPICSSLYYSLCDYQVIKDPVFIGFDNYKMLFQDKTFLKAMSNTVYMIIFGVPITTFIAVAVSIIMNNKKLKYTGPFRVAFFIPTLVPTVVACLLWIWVMQPETGIINRLLSYIGIQGPGWLSSMFWSKPALIIMMVWTCGNAIIIYLAGLQDIPDSLYESAALDGAGFFRQTISVTIPLLRSTILYNVVTLIIAVFQWFAEPYIMTNGGPDNQTMFYSLYLYQNAFSYFKMGYASAMAWILLLIALAIILVLFKVFRFGESDY; this is translated from the coding sequence ATGAAGAAAATGAATATGAGAAAAAAAGAGGCCATTCATGGGCTGCTGTTCGTTTCCCCGTGGATAATCGGATTTCTGGTATTTACCTTATTTCCGATTTGTTCCTCCCTGTATTATTCCCTATGTGATTACCAGGTGATCAAAGATCCTGTCTTTATCGGATTTGATAATTACAAAATGCTGTTTCAGGATAAAACGTTTCTGAAGGCAATGAGTAATACAGTTTATATGATTATTTTTGGAGTTCCCATAACTACATTTATTGCAGTGGCTGTCTCCATTATAATGAATAACAAGAAGTTAAAATACACTGGACCGTTCCGGGTGGCATTTTTTATTCCTACGCTGGTGCCAACAGTTGTGGCATGTCTTCTCTGGATATGGGTTATGCAGCCGGAGACCGGTATAATCAACCGTCTGCTCAGCTATATCGGAATTCAAGGCCCCGGATGGCTTTCCAGTATGTTCTGGTCCAAGCCTGCGCTGATCATTATGATGGTGTGGACCTGCGGCAATGCCATTATCATTTATCTGGCAGGCCTGCAGGATATACCCGACAGTCTTTATGAGTCGGCAGCTCTGGATGGTGCGGGATTTTTCAGACAGACTATATCCGTAACCATTCCGCTTCTGCGCTCTACCATACTTTATAATGTGGTGACACTGATCATTGCAGTGTTCCAGTGGTTCGCAGAGCCGTACATTATGACCAACGGAGGCCCGGACAATCAGACTATGTTCTATTCCCTGTATTTGTATCAGAACGCATTCTCTTACTTTAAAATGGGATATGCATCCGCTATGGCTTGGATCCTGCTTCTGATCGCTCTGGCCATCATTCTGGTACTGTTTAAGGTCTTCCGTTTTGGGGAGTCAGATTATTAG
- a CDS encoding SDR family NAD(P)-dependent oxidoreductase, whose translation MIGLVTGANRGLGYEMIKEGLRRGHTMLAGCRNAADERYTGDLLELKAEYGDDLKILEMDVTDEQMVKHAAEQVQQELGQIDFLVNNAGVLFEKMVMPGDAIGDLDVEKFRKTLDVNVTGTAIVLKYFIDLLYASKDACIMNITSEAGHLSPQGYNYLAYSVSKHAANMYTQKIRNYLAEEKAEKHMRIYMIHPGRMDTIMGKENAQIPPSESAAGLFDILDRKKQIADMDVPFINYRGEPMPY comes from the coding sequence ATGATTGGATTAGTGACCGGCGCCAACCGGGGGTTGGGCTATGAGATGATAAAAGAAGGACTGCGAAGGGGCCACACGATGCTGGCTGGCTGCAGAAACGCCGCAGATGAAAGGTATACAGGCGATTTGCTGGAACTGAAAGCAGAATACGGAGATGATCTGAAGATTCTGGAGATGGATGTAACAGATGAACAGATGGTAAAACATGCGGCAGAACAGGTACAGCAGGAATTGGGACAAATTGATTTTCTTGTGAACAATGCCGGGGTACTGTTTGAAAAAATGGTAATGCCCGGGGACGCCATTGGTGATCTGGATGTGGAAAAGTTCAGAAAAACACTGGATGTAAACGTGACAGGGACAGCCATTGTGCTGAAATATTTCATTGATCTGTTGTATGCTTCCAAGGATGCCTGTATTATGAATATAACTTCTGAGGCAGGACATTTAAGTCCCCAGGGCTACAACTATCTGGCATACTCTGTGTCAAAACACGCCGCTAATATGTACACCCAGAAGATACGAAATTATCTGGCAGAGGAGAAGGCAGAAAAACACATGCGGATCTACATGATCCATCCTGGCCGTATGGACACCATTATGGGAAAAGAAAATGCCCAGATCCCTCCTTCTGAATCCGCGGCAGGACTGTTCGATATTCTGGACAGGAAGAAACAGATAGCTGACATGGATGTGCCCTTTATCAACTACAGGGGCGAACCTATGCCATACTGA